From a single Pseudopipra pipra isolate bDixPip1 chromosome 7, bDixPip1.hap1, whole genome shotgun sequence genomic region:
- the DUSP19 gene encoding dual specificity protein phosphatase 19 isoform X1, which translates to MHSLAQEIRSFSRANLRKQRTRVTTLTGRRIIETWRGACLQVEEEEEGEAAPGGGFVQDLSADLQVGVVKPWLLLGSQDAAHDLETMRKHKVTWRGRADAHPAPCAVTHILNVAYGVQNAFLDDFIYKTISILDLPETDITSYFPECFEFIEKAKIQDGVVLVHCNAGVSRAAAVVIGFLMNSERLSFARAFSLVKNARPAACPNPGFMEQLHKYQEQILKENGSINDHD; encoded by the exons ATGCACTCCCTCGCCCAGGAGATCCGCAGCTTCTCCAGGGCCAACCTGCGGAAGCAGCGCACCCGCGTCACGACGCTGACCGGCCGCAGGATCATCGAGACGTGGCGCGGCGCCTGCctgcaggtggaggaggaggaggagggggaggcggcgccgggcggcggcTTCGTGCAGGACCTGAGCGCCGACCTGCAGGTCGGGGTGGTgaagccctggctgctgctgg GGTCGCAGGATGCTGCTCACGACCTGGAGACGATGAGAAAGCACAAGGTAACTTGGCGCGGACGTGCAGACGCGCATCCCGCGCCGTGCGCG gtTACTCACATTCTAAATGTGGCATATGGAGTCCAAAATGCCTTCCTCGATGATTTTATATACAAGACCATTTCTATTCTGGACCTCCCAGAAACTGATATTACCTCCTACTTCCCTGAATGTTTTGAGTTTATTGAGAAAGCCAAGATCCAG gATGGCGTGGTACTGGTCCACTGCAATGCAGGAGTCTCCCGTGCAGCGGCCGTAGTCATTGGTTTTCTAATGAATTCGGAAAGACTGAGTTTTGCCAGAGCCTTTTCCTTGGTGAAAAATGCGAGGCCTGCGGCTTGTCCAAATCCTGGCTTCATGGAGCAGCTTCACAAATACcaagaacagattttaaaagaaaatggaagcaTAAATGATCACGACTGA
- the DUSP19 gene encoding dual specificity protein phosphatase 19 isoform X2, protein MHSLAQEIRSFSRANLRKQRTRVTTLTGRRIIETWRGACLQVEEEEEGEAAPGGGFVQDLSADLQVGVVKPWLLLGSQDAAHDLETMRKHKVTHILNVAYGVQNAFLDDFIYKTISILDLPETDITSYFPECFEFIEKAKIQDGVVLVHCNAGVSRAAAVVIGFLMNSERLSFARAFSLVKNARPAACPNPGFMEQLHKYQEQILKENGSINDHD, encoded by the exons ATGCACTCCCTCGCCCAGGAGATCCGCAGCTTCTCCAGGGCCAACCTGCGGAAGCAGCGCACCCGCGTCACGACGCTGACCGGCCGCAGGATCATCGAGACGTGGCGCGGCGCCTGCctgcaggtggaggaggaggaggagggggaggcggcgccgggcggcggcTTCGTGCAGGACCTGAGCGCCGACCTGCAGGTCGGGGTGGTgaagccctggctgctgctgg GGTCGCAGGATGCTGCTCACGACCTGGAGACGATGAGAAAGCACAAG gtTACTCACATTCTAAATGTGGCATATGGAGTCCAAAATGCCTTCCTCGATGATTTTATATACAAGACCATTTCTATTCTGGACCTCCCAGAAACTGATATTACCTCCTACTTCCCTGAATGTTTTGAGTTTATTGAGAAAGCCAAGATCCAG gATGGCGTGGTACTGGTCCACTGCAATGCAGGAGTCTCCCGTGCAGCGGCCGTAGTCATTGGTTTTCTAATGAATTCGGAAAGACTGAGTTTTGCCAGAGCCTTTTCCTTGGTGAAAAATGCGAGGCCTGCGGCTTGTCCAAATCCTGGCTTCATGGAGCAGCTTCACAAATACcaagaacagattttaaaagaaaatggaagcaTAAATGATCACGACTGA